The Naumovozyma dairenensis CBS 421 chromosome 3, complete genome genome has a window encoding:
- the KOG1 gene encoding ubiquitin-binding TORC1 subunit KOG1 (similar to Saccharomyces cerevisiae KOG1 (YHR186C); ancestral locus Anc_5.49) has protein sequence MPVVYGPQPLRPLNTETRHGFEEQYNSEQFIQLLMNDFIFYYDDKRFRTNGNPVLEEDKIRDVDGYYQAIPDWKIMKDRQKTVNAALLLCLNLGVDPPDVIKTHPCARLESWVDPLDFQDSKKAIEQIGKNLQSQYETLSLRCRYKQSLDPCVEDVKRFCNTLRRNSKTDRILFHYNGHGVPQPTPSGEIWVFNRGYTQYIPVSLYDLQNWLGAPCVFVYDCNSAGNIVTNFQNFVQKRIKDDEDGNHDSSAPSPTSAYQECFQLASCQVGELLLMSPELPADLFTCCLTCPIEISVRVFLMQSPLKHSKYRIFFENTSAQKKRESLSDHSKLSNIPTVNIPGALADRRTPLGELNWIFTAVTDTIAWTSLPRPLFIKLFRHDLMIAALFRNFLLAKRIMPWYNCHPVSDPELPNSIADHPMWKSWDLAMDEVLGKLVSDLKNSPVNSELENQLILQQQDNFQNSKPSRQQQQQQQRSESIQTQSRFAVGNLSTMSLVNLPGLNSRRQSTLAAVQHPQPQSHTQQQQQQQFTGFFEQNLTAFELWLKYASNARHPPEQLPIVLQVLLSQVHRIRALVLLSRFLDLGPWAVYLSLSIGIFPYVLKLLQSPAPELKPILVFIWARIMSIDYKNTQAELIKEKGYLYFITILVPDWGIIPQAPLSATSSFINNGTGPITISTSINGLQNMNQQQQQQQYSLNDTTDEQKAMAVFVLASFVREFKPGQKLCFSTQLLNKLCFYIENSDIPLLRQWSVLLVGLLYSQNPLNKFICLINYSLQTIIKSLDDPVPEVRTASILTLRYFISDLDEAEIIIRLQQEYSQQFQQLHAQMQHLQNNIQQQQQQQQQQQQAHQYQQFEQQQLKLEQQLNQCQMMQSQLEKIDLRKLKQQELSTLTSILPLINDGSPLVRKEILLYFSQVIYRYINLFIVAVFNELLEELDQLEGGHMYTDKNDVNKNAKQSISHGSIFSAVWKALLILMEDPYLENKMIAEKIVSYILLELSSHKELGTTFDKITHYLIKRNANSDINSMNFANNSQIQIGSGTYRSFQNNRKSGKKNNDMRETKSAGTYSVLSRFFSRLGFEEQNNQNNENENVQTGLTNNGGIVGKKYSKKPRTALLATSYGVSPAVKTPYMRYDEKRMTLPLESQFLEYACEYFHEPQMRKQESDEVGSKDYNGRLWRRNRNEKIIQETQKQKGLSLYGNWANKFLTLDNKTQPKILRFTQFEDYLVSADDRDNITVFDWTAKKKLSRFSNGNPFGSKITDVKFLNEDDQTLLLTGSSDGIVKIYRDFHSIEEIKLISACRALTDMLLTPRSSGLLTEWQQIRGSLLATGDVKIIRIWDAHTETVEVDIPAKTSSLITSLTSDQLAGDIFTAGFADGTLRVYDRRMDPRDSMVRRWRAGDGSQGAWINNVQLQRGGYRELVSSTTNCVVQLWDMRSEDPVLTFIDEDTNHGTQKKNTTLTCMQVHEHAPVIATGTKQIKIWTTSGDLLSSFKNNHYMGSGMANTLVATGIGASLSYSSTSGTFLSSLAFHPHRMMLAANNSHDTNITIYNCEGQRGR, from the coding sequence ATGCCAGTGGTTTATGGACCACAGCCATTACGGCCTTTGAATACTGAAACAAGACATGGATTTGAAGAACAATATAATAGTGAACAATTCATACAATTGTTGatgaatgattttattttctactATGATGATAAAAGATTTAGAACAAATGGGAACCCTGTCCtagaagaagataagaTACGGGATGTTGATGGATATTATCAAGCTATCCCAGATtggaagataatgaaagaTAGACAAAAGACAGTCAATGCAGCATTACTATTATGTCTGAATCTTGGAGTAGACCCTCCTGACGTGATTAAAACACATCCATGTGCAAGATTAGAGTCATGGGTGGATCCATTGGATTTCCAAGATTCCAAAAAAGCTATCGAACAAATAGGGAAGAATTTGCAATCACAATACGAAACATTATCCCTAAGATGTAGATATAAACAAAGTTTAGATCCGTGCGTGGAAGACGTGAAAAGATTTTGTAATACTTTgagaagaaattcaaaaactGATCGTATTTTATTCCATTATAATGGCCATGGAGTTCCTCAACCTACTCCATCGGGTGAAATTTGGGTATTTAACAGAGGATATACACAATATATACCTGTTTCACTCTATGATCTACAAAATTGGCTAGGCGCACCATGCGTCTTCGTCTATGACTGTAATAGTGCAGGGAACATCGTTacaaatttccaaaatttcGTTCAAAAAAGGAtcaaagatgatgaagatgggAATCATGACTCTTCAGCACCATCTCCTACATCAGCTTATCAAGAATGTTTCCAATTAGCGTCATGTCAAGTAGGAGAACTACTATTAATGAGTCCGGAACTTCCAGCAGACTTATTCACTTGTTGTTTAACATGCCCCATTGAAATTAGTGTCAGAGTCTTCCTAATGCAATCCCCTTTGAAACACTCTAAATATAGGATTTTCTTCGAAAACACATCAGCTCAGAAAAAAAGGGAGTCATTATCTGACCATTCGAAATTATCTAATATTCCAACTGTGAATATACCTGGCGCATTAGCTGATAGAAGAACACCTTTGGGTGAACTAAATTGGATCTTTACCGCAGTCACAGACACTATCGCATGGACATCACTGCCGAGACCATTATTCATTAAACTATTTAGACATGACCTAATGATCGCTGCGTTATTCCGGAATTTTTTATTGGCTAAAAGAATTATGCCATGGTACAATTGCCATCCAGTGTCGGACCCTGAATTACCAAATTCTATAGCAGATCACCCCATGTGGAAATCTTGGGATCTTGCAATGGATGAAGTACTTGGGAAATTAGTTtctgatttgaaaaattcaccCGTTAACTCAGAGTTGGAGAATCAATTGATCTTGCAACAACAAGACAACTTCCAAAATTCAAAACCTTCTCggcagcagcaacaacaacaacaaaggTCAGAAAGTATACAAACACAATCGAGATTCGCAGTAGGGAATTTGAGTACTATGTCCTTGGTTAACCTTCCAGGATTAAATTCGAGAAGGCAATCTACTCTTGCAGCAGTACAACACCCGCAACCACAATCACACacacaacaacaacaacaacaacaatttaCAGGATTTTTCGAACAAAATCTAACAGCTTTTGAACTTTGGTTGAAATATGCATCTAATGCTAGGCATCCACCAGAACAACTGCCTATCGTTTTACAGGTCTTACTTTCTCAAGTACATCGTATTAGAGCATTAGTACTTCTATCCAGGTTCTTAGATTTAGGTCCCTGGGCTGTTTACCTCTCTTTATCAATTGGTATCTTCCCATATGTTTTAAAGCTTCTACAAAGTCCAGCACCTGAACTGAAACCAATCTTAGTTTTCATATGGGCAAGAATTATGTCAATCgattataaaaatacaCAAGCTGAActtatcaaagaaaaaggttatttatatttcattaCAATCTTAGTTCCTGACTGGGGTATCATACCGCAAGCGCCATTAAGTGCTACAtcttcatttattaataatggCACTGGACCAATAACAATATCTACTTCAATCAATGGCTTACAAAATAtgaatcaacaacaacaacaacaacaatattctttaaacGATACCACTGATGAGCAGAAAGCCATGGCAGTGTTTGTATTGGCATCCTTTGTACGAGAGTTTAAACCAGGCCAAAAATTATGCTTTAGTActcaattattgaataaacTTTGTTTTTACATTGAAAACTCTGACATTCCACTGTTGAGACAATGGAGTGTCTTACTCGTaggtttattatattcacAAAATccattgaataaatttatttgtCTCATCAATTATTCTCTACAAactattattaaatcattagatGATCCTGTACCGGAAGTTAGAACAGCTTCTATTTTAACTTTAAGATATTTTATATCTGATTTAGATGAAGCTGAGATAATTATTCGGCTTCAACAAGAATATTCACAACAATTCCAACAATTACATGCCCAAATGCaacatttacaaaataatatacaacagcaacagcagcaacaacaacagcaacaacaagcACATCAATACCAACAATTTgagcaacaacaattaaaacTCGAACaacaattgaatcaatGCCAAATGATGCAATCACAACTAGAAAAGATTGATCTTaggaaattgaaacaacAAGAATTGTCAACTTTGACATCTATCTTACCATTAATCAATGATGGTTCTCCACTAgtaagaaaagaaatccTGCTATATTTCTCACAGGTTATCTACAGATATATCAATCTTTTCATTGTCGCTGTCTTTAATGAGTTATTAGAGGAATTAGATCAATTAGAAGGTGGTCATATGTACACCGATAAGAATGATGTGAATAAAAATGCAAAACAGTCAATTAGCCACggttcaattttttcagcGGTTTGGAAGGCATTATTGATCCTTATGGAAGATCCCTACctggaaaataaaatgatcGCggaaaaaattgtttcttatatattattagaacTAAGCTCTCATAAAGAACTGGGAACAACATTCGATAAAATTACACATTATTTGATTAAGAGAAATGCAAATTCTGACATAAATAGTATGAATTTTGCAAATAATTCACAAATTCAAATAGGAAGTGGAACTTACCGGTcgtttcaaaataataggAAATCAggtaagaaaaataatgatatgCGAGAAACAAAAAGTGCCGGTACCTATTCTGTTCTTTCGAGGTTTTTCAGTAGATTGGGCTTTGAAGAGCAGAATAACcagaataatgaaaatgaaaatgtaCAAACGGGACTTACAAATAATGGTGGTATAGTTGGTAAAAAATATAGTAAAAAACCAAGAACAGCTTTATTAGCAACATCCTATGGTGTGTCCCCAGCTGTAAAAACACCATACATGAGATATGATGAAAAGAGAATGACTTTGCCCCTAGAAAGTCAGTTTTTGGAATACGCATGCGAATATTTTCACGAACCTCAAATGAGAAAGCAAGAATCTGATGAGGTCGGAAGCAAAGATTATAATGGAAGACTTTGgagaagaaatagaaatgaaaaaattattcaagaaacacaaaaacaaaagggattatcattatatgGTAATTGGgcaaataaatttttaactTTAGACAACAAAACACAACCGAAGATTTTACGTTTTACGCAATTCGAAGATTATTTGGTTTCAGCTGATGATAGAGATAATATTACTGTTTTTGACTGGACTGCAAAGAAAAAGCTATCGAGATTTTCGAACGGTAACCCATTTGGTTCAAAAATTACCGACgttaaatttttgaatgaagatgatcAAACACTTTTATTGACAGGTTCTTCGGATGGTATtgttaaaatatatagagaTTTCCATTCTATTGAGGAAATTAAATTGATTTCTGCATGTAGAGCACTTACAGATATGTTGCTGACTCCAAGGTCTAGTGGATTATTAACAGAATGGCAACAAATTAGGGGTTCTTTATTGGCAACTGGGGatgtaaaaataattaGGATCTGGGATGCCCATACGGAAACTGTGGAAGTCGATATTCCTGCTAAAACATCTTCTTTGATTACCTCTTTAACATCGGACCAGTTAGCAGGTGACATATTTACAGCTGGTTTTGCAGATGGGACGTTAAGGGTTTATGATCGTCGTATGGATCCGAGGGACTCAATGGTGCGTCGTTGGAGAGCAGGCGATGGGTCTCAGGGGGCATGGATCAATAATGTCCAATTACAAAGAGGTGGTTATAGGGAATTAGTTAGTAGCACCACAAATTGTGTGGTACAATTATGGGATATGAGATCAGAAGATCCTGTACTGACTTTTATAGATGAAGACACTAATCATGGCACccagaagaaaaatacGACGTTAACCTGTATGCAAGTTCATGAGCATGCTCCCGTCATCGCAACTGGAAcaaaacaaattaaaatatgGACTACATCCGGTGATTTGCTGTCATCTTTTAAGAATAACCACTATATGGGTAGCGGTATGGCCAATACGCTAGTTGCAACAGGTATCGGTGCCTCTTTATCTTACTCCTCTACATCAGGCACATTCTTGTCGTCATTAGCATTCCACCCTCATAGGATGATGCTGGCTGCCAATAATTCGCACGATACAAATATAACAATATACAATTGTGAAGGGCAAAGAGGAAGATAA
- the IKI1 gene encoding Elongator subunit IKI1 (similar to Saccharomyces cerevisiae IKI1 (YHR187W); ancestral locus Anc_5.48): MASSTHNPAVLLKRILSLSEATPLLLCLDSIPQTANYLINEIVHHSRNTLNLETIFVAFETLNKPSYATHFIDINEVSGGLPKLIETLQSYLPSPQQKHSNKRLVIIDSLNYIPNDKLAQFISAVASPHCTLVGVYHKDTPEVDIPALDNYPSSLELLQFMATTILNITPALPSRIDEESLKYELEKYSIPRGLNNPIFNLKLINRRRSGRSLSYDFQIDTNKHLYEHVINNPEEQENEIETPEMLQGLTTFNLSTSTKQKMAKDQVALPFLEAQGLESHGGAIVYEYEKDDDYDEEDPYEDPF, from the coding sequence atggcAAGTTCTACCCATAATCCTGCGGTTCTGTTGAAAAGAATCCTTTCTCTATCAGAAGCAACTCCATTACTTCTATGTCTGGATAGCATTCCTCAAACTGCAAACTATCTTATCAACGAGATAGTACACCATTCAAGGAATACTCTTAATTTGGAAACCATCTTCGTGGCTTTCGAAACTTTAAACAAGCCATCATACGCTACACATTTTATAGATATAAATGAAGTAAGTGGTGGTCTACCTAAACTCATTGAAACATTACAATCATATTTACCATCTCCTCAACAAAAGCATTCCAACAAACGCTTGGTCATAATAGATTCCTTGAACTATATCCCTAATGATAAACTTGCACAGTTTATTTCAGCAGTAGCTTCACCACATTGTACCCTAGTGGGTGTCTACCATAAGGATACCCCAGAAGTTGATATCCCTGCATTAGATAACTACCCATCATCATTAGAACTATTACAATTCATGGCTACGACgatattaaatattacACCCGCATTACCATCACGAATCGATGAAGAATCTTTAAAATACGAATTAGAGAAATATTCTATTCCTCGTGGTTTAAATAATCCAATTTTCAActtgaaattaattaatagAAGAAGATCAGGTAGATCATTATCTTACGATTTCCAAATCGATACAAATAAACATCTATATGAACATGTAATTAACAATCCAgaggaacaagaaaatgaaattgaaactCCTGAAATGTTACAAGGATTGACAACTTTCAATCTTTCCACCTCTACAAAGCAAAAGATGGCTAAGGACCAAGTTGCATTACCATTCTTGGAAGCACAAGGTTTGGAATCACATGGTGGGGCTATCGTTTATGAATACGAGAAGGATGATGATtacgatgaagaagatccTTACGAAGATCCATTTTAA
- the NDAI0C03530 gene encoding uncharacterized protein (Ty-like retrotransposon) gives MTFVETVMNMVIIRNNARNPMRGLCKANEELEATVAIPECSSNDDLLVCNLESHTREDPLLTCNLESHEKEDPRVTTTKINPPVEDVCIVNIGTKSRTLEALIDTGSPTHFIRSDVVTKLDLKTSQVPFRRVKGLVSDAITTCNTACRLDFRLENREFDICAYVTDIIKNDVLIGYPFVKRHPSLMESIHKNIDNVKFNNRPVSDPGRMNYEDVTYGKDPIDDICNIETDENWIDIQRDASDVIIVEVTEVTNKDESKFDTIPEELQVKYRGIVRNDLPPRQRDHKHVSHSIELKEGSRLPRRSPYRLTPKKQKEVDEIIKDLLDKGFIVPSKSSYSSPIVLVTKHDGSYRLCVDYRELNKVTVKDPFPLPHVDELLGKVGSASVFTTLDLHSGYHQIPMNPTDMDKTAFVTPTGKYEYTVMPFGLVNAPSTFARYMADLFRDLEFVNVYLDDILIFSNDLESHWKHIDVVLSRLDQEKLIAKKKKCHFAQSEVQFLGYIIGRNKIKPVQEKCEAINRFPVPKTIKEAQRFVGMINYYRKFIKDCSRKVRPLVDFISRNVPWGDLQDDAFATLKRDLMSEPLLVPFKRDAEYRLTTDASMDGLGAVLEEVADNKVLGVVSYYSKSLNETQRRYPPGELELMAIIEGLEHFKYMLHGKHFVLRTDHISLLSIQNQKEPARRVQRWLDTLSEFDFSLAYLPGPKNVVADAISRAKLENKEVSNEPVNDYKEILTVATADTLHTLDPESWTTDWRTDPWGAAVLKSLDDKFDHEIPTEQVNEFTRYLKKFERTPEYLKHFKWTNDVLYYEDRICVPHIRRPLVMETYHDHKWFGGHFGEHDTFKKISEIYFWPNCYKTVQDYVKSCIQCQVMKAHRPRSQGLHKPLSVPSGRWLDISMDFLTGIPTTLAGWDMIMVVIDRFTKRAHFVACKKVNGSTGVFDALFRFVFSLHGFPRTIVSDRDIRFTSNAYRELTDRLGIKLLMSTSNHPQTDGQTERVNRTLNQLLRMYCSNDQSCWDKLLPHVEYVYNSTYQRVLCMSPFEADLGYKPNEPRMNRDYIINARHLTSAEYARDIDALTLRIKDQLEENQLRQEYDANKNRTPVNYKIGDYVLLHRDAYFTGGQYRKIQAIYLGPFQVVGVGTNCCELDLPSMRKLHRMINVTWLKPYVERTNMYPKWKPRAKIERLQRLEEITSIIGYSLNDKIYYCKMKDVDPRLTVEYPEEELRNLSKPRLDSLLRNFNQLETEEEKPVEWARVGCLKVWGRRM, from the coding sequence ATGACCTTTGTAGAAACTGTCATGAATATGGTCATTATAAGAAACAATGCAAGAAACCCAATGCGAGGCCTATGTAAAGCCAATGAAGAACTTGAAGCTACTGTTGCCATTCCTGAGTGTAGCTCCAATGATGATTTGTTAGTATGCAATTTAGAATCGCATACGAGAGAAGATCCTTTATTAACATGCAATTTAGAATCGCATGAGAAGGAAGATCCACGTGTTACCACCACTAAAATTAATCCACCTGTTGAGGACGTCTGTATTGTGAACATTGGAACGAAGTCAAGGACTTTAGAAGCATTGATTGATACTGGTTCACCAACGCATTTTATTAGAAGTGATGTTGTTACTAAGTTAGACTTAAAGACAAGTCAAGTACCCTTTAGAAGAGTAAAAGGACTTGTATCAGACGCCATTACAACGTGTAATACAGCATGTAGATTAGATTTTAGATTAGAGAATAGAGAGTTCGATATTTGTGCATATGTAACTgacataataaaaaatgatgTTCTTATTGGTTATCCTTTTGTCAAAAGACACCCTTCCTTGATGGAATCGATACATAAGAATATAGACAAtgttaaatttaataataggCCAGTGAGTGATCCTGGTAGGATGAATTATGAAGACGTTACATATGGCAAAGACCCAATAGATGACATTTGTAATATTGAAACTGATGAGAACTGGATTGACATACAAAGAGATGCGTCAGATGTCATTATTGTGGAAGTAACCGAGGTTAcgaataaagatgaaagtaAGTTCGATACAATACCTGAAGAATTGCAAGTGAAATATAGAGGTATTGTTAGAAATGATCTACCTCCACGTCAAAGAGATCATAAACATGTTAGTCATAGTATAGAACTGAAAGAAGGAAGTAGACTTCCTAGAAGATCACCATATAGGTTAACACCTAAGAAACAGAAAGAAGTAGATGAGATTATCAAAGACTTATTAGATAAGGGTTTTATAGTACCTTCTAAATCTAGTTACAGTTCTCCAATTGTTCTTGTAACAAAACATGATGGTTCGTATCGTTTATGTGTGGATTATCGAGAGTTGAATAAAGTTACGGTTAAAGACCCATTTCCACTACCTCACGTAGATGAACTGCTAGGTAAGGTAGGAAGTGCCAGTGTTTTCACTACATTGGATTTGCACTCCGGTTATCATCAAATCCCGATGAACCCTACAGATATGGATAAGACTGCTTTTGTTACGCCTACAGgtaaatatgaatatacAGTGATGCCGTTTGGTTTGGTAAACGCTCCTAGTACTTTTGCTAGATATATGGCAGATCTGTTTAGAGATTTAGAATTTGTTAATGTCTACTTAGATgatatattgatattttcgAATGATTTAGAATCACATTGGAAACACATCGACGTGGTGCTATCCAGGTTAGACCAAGAGAAGTTGATAGcgaaaaagaagaaatgtcATTTTGCTCAAAGTGAAGTTCAATTTTTGGGGTATATTATTGGTAGAAATAAGATTAAGCCAGTACAAGAGAAATGTGAAGCAATTAATCGGTTCCCTGTTCCAAAGACGATTAAAGAAGCGCAAAGGTTCGTAggaatgataaattattatcggaaatttattaaagattGTTCGAGGAAGGTTAGACCTCTCGttgatttcatttctaGAAATGTTCCGTGGGGAGATCTGCAAGATGATGCTTTTGCCACGTTGAAACGCGATTTAATGTCTGAACCGTTGCTAGTCCCATTTAAGAGAGATGCTGAATATAGGTTAACGACTGATGCGTCTATGGATGGACTTGGTGCTGTCCTAGAAGAAGTTGCGGATAATAAAGTTCTCGGAGTTGTTAGTTATTATTCGAAGTCGTTAAATGAAACGCAAAGAAGATACCCACCGGGAGAGCTAGAATTGATGGCTATAATTGAAGGTTTAGaacatttcaaatatatgcTACATGGTAAGCATTTTGTGCTTAGAACGGACCATATTAGTTTATTGTCAATCCAGAATCAAAAAGAACCAGCGAGAAGAGTTCAACGTTGGTTAGATACTTTATCAGAATTCGATTTTTCACTTGCGTACCTGCCCGGCCCGAAAAATGTTGTAGCTGATGCTATTTCCAGAGCAAAAttagaaaacaaagaagTTTCCAATGAACCTGTTAATGATTACAAAGAGATCTTAACAGTTGCCACAGCAGACACATTACATACCCTAGACCCAGAGTCCTGGACCACTGACTGGAGAACAGATCCATGGGGTGCAGCTGTGTTGAAGTCATTAGATGACAAGTTTGATCATGAGATACCTACAGAACaagttaatgaatttacACGATATctaaagaaatttgaaagaacaCCTGAATATTTGAAGCATTTTAAATGGACCAATGATGTATTATATTACGAAGATAGAATATGTGTTCCACATATTCGTAGACCTTTGGTTATGGAGACGTACCATGATCATAAATGGTTTGGCGGTCATTTTGGTGAACATGACACCTTTAAAAAGATTTCAGAAATCTATTTTTGGCCCAATTGTTACAAAACTGTCCAAGATTATGTTAAAAGTTGTATACAGTGTCAGGTAATGAAAGCTCATCGTCCGAGATCACAAGGATTGCATAAACCTTTATCTGTACCATCTGGTCGTTGGCTTGATATTTCAATGGACTTCCTCACTGGTATACCAACTACTTTGGCGGGGTGGGATATGATAATGGTAGTCATTGATCGTTTTACTAAACGAGCCCACTTCGTTGCCTGTAAGAAAGTTAACGGTTCTACCGGCGTGTTCGATGCTTTATTCAGATTTGTGTTTTCACTGCATGGATTCCCGAGAACAATCGTGAGTGATAGAGATATTAGATTTACATCAAATGCTTATAGAGAATTGACAGATAGGTTAGGTATAAAACTGTTGATGTCAACTAGTAATCATCCGCAGACAGATGGTCAAACAGAAAGAGTGAATAGAACCCTAAATCAATTATTGAGAATGTATTGTTCAAATGATCAATCCTGTTGGGATAAGCTATTACCACACGTTGAGTATGTGTATAATAGTACATACCAAAGAGTTTTGTGTATGTCACCATTTGAAGCAGATTTAGGATATAAACCGAATGAACCACGAATGAATAGAGATTACATTATTAATGCAAGACATTTGACTTCGGCTGAATATGCAAGAGATATCGATGCTTTGACTTTAAGAATCAAAGatcaattagaagaaaatcaattacGTCAAGAATATGATGCAAACAAGAACAGAACTCCAGTTAACTATAAGATAGGTGATTATGTTTTGTTACACCGTGATGCATATTTTACAGGTGGCCAATATAGAAAGATCCAAGCAATCTACTTAGGTCCCTTTCAAGTAGTAGGTGTAGGTACAAATTGCTGCGAATTAGATTTACCATCAATGAGAAAGTTACATAGGATGATAAATGTGACATGGTTAAAACCTTATGTGGAAAGAACGAATATGTATCCAAAGTGGAAACCAAGAGCAAAGATAGAAAGGTTACAACGATTAGAAGAGATTACATCCATTATTGGGTATAGTCTGAATGAcaagatatattattgtaaGATGAAAGATGTGGACCCTAGATTGACTGTGGAATAtccagaagaagaattaagGAACTTATCAAAACCGAGATTAGACTCATTGTTAAGAAACTTCAACCAACTTGAGACCGAAGAGGAAAAACCTGTGGAATGGGCTAGAGTCGGGTGCCTCAAGGTTTGGGGGAGGAGGATGTAG